In one window of Paucibacter aquatile DNA:
- the acs gene encoding acetate--CoA ligase — MSETQAYLPSAAWQEQAHVKGMAAYQALVAESEADYQGYWARLAREFVTWQTPFTQVLNESNAPFFKWFEDGRLNVSYNCLDRNVERGLGDKVAIIFEADDGAVTKVTYSELLAKTAQLANVLKSRGVKKGDRVVIYMSMSVEGVAAMQACARIGATHSVVFGGFSAQSLRDRVQDAGAVMVITADEQLRGGKALPLKSIVDEALADGSCPTLKDVIVYQRTGGKIGWVEGRDHWLHELLAGQSTVCEPEWVEAEHPLFLLYTSGSTGKPKGVQHSSGGYLLHAALTTKWTFDLKDNDVFWCTADIGWVTGHSYIAYGPLALGGTEIVFEGVPTYPDAGRFWKMIEKHKVSIFYTAPTAIRSLIKAAETSEAVHPARYDLSSLRLLGSVGEPINPAAWEWYHKHVGGGRCPIVDTFWQTETGGHMITPLPGATPLIPGSCTLPFPGITTAIVDETGNDVPNGQGGILVVKKPWPSMIRTIWNDPDRFKKSYYPSELKGYYLAGDGAIRDADTGYFTITGRIDDVLNVSGHRMGTMEIESALVSCTELVAEAAVVGRPDDTTGEAICAFVVLKRPRPTGDEAKVIAKQLRDHVAKEIGPIAKPKDIRFGDNLPKTRSGKIMRRLLRSVAKGEAVTQDTSTLENPAILEQLGQAY; from the coding sequence ATGAGCGAGACACAAGCGTACCTGCCCAGCGCCGCCTGGCAAGAACAGGCCCACGTCAAGGGCATGGCCGCCTATCAGGCCCTGGTGGCCGAGAGCGAAGCCGATTACCAGGGCTATTGGGCCCGTCTGGCCCGCGAGTTCGTCACCTGGCAGACACCCTTCACCCAGGTGCTCAACGAGAGCAACGCCCCGTTTTTCAAGTGGTTCGAAGACGGCCGCCTGAACGTCTCCTACAACTGCCTGGACCGCAATGTCGAGCGCGGCCTGGGCGACAAGGTCGCCATCATTTTTGAAGCCGACGATGGCGCGGTCACCAAGGTCACTTACAGCGAGCTGCTGGCCAAGACGGCCCAGCTGGCCAATGTGCTGAAGTCGCGCGGCGTGAAGAAGGGCGACCGCGTCGTCATCTACATGTCCATGTCGGTCGAGGGTGTCGCGGCCATGCAGGCCTGCGCCCGCATCGGCGCCACCCACTCGGTGGTGTTCGGCGGCTTCTCGGCGCAGAGCCTGCGCGACCGGGTGCAGGATGCCGGCGCGGTCATGGTCATCACGGCCGATGAGCAGCTGCGAGGCGGCAAGGCCTTGCCGCTCAAATCCATCGTCGATGAAGCCCTGGCCGATGGCAGCTGCCCCACGCTCAAGGACGTGATCGTCTACCAGCGCACCGGCGGCAAGATCGGCTGGGTCGAGGGCCGCGACCATTGGCTGCACGAGTTGCTGGCCGGTCAGTCCACGGTCTGCGAGCCCGAGTGGGTCGAGGCCGAGCACCCGCTGTTCCTGCTCTACACCTCCGGTTCCACCGGCAAGCCCAAGGGCGTGCAGCATTCCAGCGGCGGCTATCTGCTGCATGCCGCGCTGACCACCAAGTGGACCTTCGACCTCAAGGACAACGATGTGTTCTGGTGCACGGCCGATATCGGCTGGGTCACCGGCCACAGCTACATCGCCTACGGCCCCTTGGCTTTGGGCGGCACCGAGATCGTGTTCGAGGGCGTGCCCACCTACCCGGATGCCGGCCGCTTCTGGAAGATGATCGAGAAGCACAAGGTCAGCATCTTCTACACCGCGCCCACGGCCATCCGTTCGCTGATCAAGGCGGCCGAGACCAGCGAGGCCGTGCATCCGGCTCGTTATGACCTGAGCAGCCTGCGCCTGTTGGGTTCGGTTGGTGAGCCCATCAACCCCGCCGCTTGGGAGTGGTACCACAAGCATGTCGGTGGCGGCCGCTGCCCCATCGTCGACACCTTCTGGCAGACCGAAACCGGCGGCCACATGATCACGCCGCTGCCGGGTGCCACGCCCCTGATTCCGGGCTCCTGCACCTTGCCCTTCCCGGGCATCACCACTGCCATCGTCGATGAGACCGGCAACGATGTGCCCAACGGTCAAGGTGGCATCCTGGTCGTCAAGAAGCCCTGGCCTTCGATGATCCGCACCATCTGGAACGATCCTGATCGTTTCAAGAAGAGCTACTACCCGAGCGAGCTCAAGGGCTACTACCTGGCAGGCGACGGAGCGATCCGTGACGCCGACACCGGCTACTTCACCATCACTGGCCGCATCGACGATGTGCTGAACGTGTCCGGCCACCGCATGGGCACGATGGAGATTGAGTCGGCCCTGGTCAGTTGCACCGAGTTGGTGGCCGAAGCCGCCGTGGTCGGTCGCCCGGACGACACCACGGGCGAGGCCATCTGTGCCTTCGTGGTGCTCAAGCGTCCTCGCCCCACCGGCGACGAAGCCAAGGTCATCGCCAAGCAGCTGCGCGACCATGTGGCCAAGGAAATCGGCCCGATTGCCAAGCCCAAGGACATCCGCTTCGGCGACAACCTGCCCAAGACCCGTTCCGGCAAGATCATGCGCCGCCTGCTGCGCTCGGTCGCCAAGGGCGAAGCCGTCACCCAGGACACCAGCACCCTGGAGAACCCGGCCATCCTCGAGCAACTGGGTCAGGCTTACTGA
- a CDS encoding c-type cytochrome: MKFAFILAALATAAAAPAAFANAELAQKKNCMACHAVDKKLVGPAYKDVAAKYAKDKDAATKLADKIIKGGAGVWGPVPMPANTQVSAAEAKQLATWVLSAK; the protein is encoded by the coding sequence ATGAAGTTCGCATTCATTCTGGCCGCTCTGGCCACCGCCGCCGCTGCACCGGCCGCTTTCGCCAACGCTGAACTGGCACAAAAGAAAAACTGCATGGCCTGCCACGCCGTCGACAAGAAACTGGTCGGCCCGGCCTACAAGGATGTCGCCGCCAAGTACGCCAAGGACAAGGACGCCGCCACCAAGCTGGCCGACAAGATCATCAAGGGTGGCGCCGGCGTCTGGGGCCCCGTGCCCATGCCGGCCAACACGCAGGTGAGCGCGGCTGAAGCCAAGCAACTGGCCACCTGGGTGCTGAGCGCCAAGTGA
- a CDS encoding TIGR04438 family Trp-rich protein produces MLFLAIGVLAVLLKWLGVEPVASSSWFLVLLPFGLAVAWWAWADGTGYTQRKAMQRMDEKKAARREKAMEALGQLDPNKKKGKR; encoded by the coding sequence ATGTTGTTTTTGGCCATAGGTGTCTTGGCGGTGTTGCTGAAATGGCTGGGCGTCGAGCCTGTGGCCAGCAGCAGTTGGTTCCTGGTGTTGCTGCCCTTTGGTCTGGCCGTGGCCTGGTGGGCCTGGGCCGATGGCACCGGCTACACCCAGCGCAAGGCCATGCAGCGCATGGACGAGAAGAAGGCCGCGCGGCGCGAGAAGGCCATGGAAGCGCTGGGTCAACTTGACCCGAACAAGAAAAAAGGCAAGCGCTGA
- a CDS encoding NHL repeat-containing protein — protein sequence MPPVPDFSPAKARASFRGLWLMIAGVAALIIVVLALLKLQRERPVAPVEAPSAPAAAVELAAPPAPALPPPSEFAAATRLDLLAGDGHAGLRDGPRAQARFADPYGIAVDAAGVIYISDGGDSNRIRRLRPDGQVDSLSGGVEGFRDGPLAEAAFHTPSGLAVDAQGNLFVADTGNHAIRKISPQGQVSTVAGNGQPGFRDGPAEQARFNGPLGVAVGRDGSVYVADSYNDRIRVISPAGQVRTLAGSAWPGDQDGPGAKARFDTPTALVVDEQDRVWVLDSRNDAVRLVQPDGTVSTFVRGDDEDEDELLRRPLSLTRSHDGYLYVGVLRRGALLQIAPDGRVHRLSGGPQAHLSRPAALALTPRGELLVTDAASFRIHRLSWGQGEPEDASTAPRADVGPAPDLALPRTEGRWPLLPQHSWHEVVGTPGEVRGRRGGDARDHLHEGLDVKGDVGELVVAMADAKVSSPLANWAYGSNAEGLSLDRLAYIHIRVGRDKRGQLLNGRQFQLVLDAAGRPERIRVRRGTRFAAGDALGSINPMAHVHINLGTGGYHRNPLQLGFAGFSDQQPPLIEGIEVFDAAGRRLRQLEQGRLRLPADWRELQFVVDAWDQVDGNEERRRLGLHSLGYQLLHEDGRPVAGFEQPRMTLDFSRLPVDDRAVKQAYAARSGVTVHGSAFTRFRYQLGAQVRDGLSSPSALLDAPLPPGDYLLRVIARDQQGNEALLRRDLALRGR from the coding sequence ATGCCGCCAGTTCCAGATTTCTCGCCAGCCAAAGCACGGGCTTCGTTTCGCGGTCTGTGGCTGATGATCGCCGGCGTGGCCGCGCTGATCATCGTCGTGCTGGCTCTGCTCAAGCTGCAGCGTGAGCGTCCCGTCGCGCCCGTTGAGGCGCCGTCGGCGCCGGCTGCTGCTGTGGAGCTCGCAGCCCCGCCAGCCCCGGCCCTGCCTCCGCCCAGCGAGTTTGCCGCGGCCACTCGCCTGGATCTACTGGCCGGCGATGGCCATGCCGGCTTGCGCGATGGCCCGCGCGCACAGGCGCGGTTTGCCGATCCTTACGGCATCGCCGTCGATGCGGCCGGCGTGATCTATATCAGCGATGGCGGCGACAGCAACCGCATCCGGCGCTTGCGTCCCGACGGGCAGGTGGACAGCCTCAGCGGCGGCGTCGAGGGCTTTCGTGACGGCCCCTTGGCCGAGGCTGCGTTCCACACCCCTTCGGGCCTGGCGGTCGATGCGCAGGGCAATCTCTTTGTCGCCGACACCGGCAACCATGCCATCCGCAAGATCAGCCCCCAGGGTCAGGTCAGCACCGTGGCCGGCAATGGCCAGCCGGGCTTTCGCGATGGCCCGGCCGAGCAGGCCCGCTTCAACGGCCCACTGGGCGTGGCGGTCGGGCGCGATGGCTCGGTCTATGTGGCGGACAGCTACAACGACCGCATTCGTGTCATCAGCCCTGCAGGGCAGGTGCGCACCTTGGCCGGCAGCGCCTGGCCGGGCGATCAGGATGGACCGGGCGCCAAGGCGCGCTTTGACACGCCGACTGCCCTGGTCGTGGACGAACAGGATCGCGTCTGGGTGCTGGACAGCCGCAATGACGCAGTGCGCCTGGTGCAGCCGGACGGCACGGTCAGCACCTTTGTACGCGGCGATGACGAGGACGAAGACGAGCTGCTGCGTCGTCCCTTGAGTCTGACGCGCAGCCACGACGGCTACCTTTACGTTGGTGTGCTGCGCCGGGGTGCCTTGCTGCAGATCGCGCCGGATGGCCGCGTGCACCGCCTCAGCGGCGGCCCGCAGGCTCATCTGTCTCGACCGGCTGCCCTGGCGCTGACGCCTCGCGGTGAGCTCTTGGTCACCGATGCGGCCTCGTTTCGCATCCATCGCTTGAGCTGGGGGCAGGGCGAGCCGGAAGACGCCAGCACCGCGCCGCGCGCCGATGTCGGACCTGCGCCCGATCTGGCCTTGCCGCGCACCGAAGGGCGTTGGCCCTTGTTGCCGCAGCACAGCTGGCACGAGGTGGTGGGCACACCTGGCGAGGTCCGAGGGCGCCGTGGCGGTGATGCGCGTGACCATCTGCATGAGGGTTTGGATGTGAAGGGCGATGTCGGCGAGCTGGTGGTGGCCATGGCCGATGCCAAGGTCAGCAGCCCGCTGGCCAACTGGGCCTACGGCAGCAATGCCGAGGGCCTGTCTCTGGATCGTCTGGCCTACATCCACATCCGGGTGGGGCGTGACAAGCGGGGACAGCTGCTCAACGGCCGTCAGTTCCAACTGGTGCTCGATGCGGCGGGCCGGCCCGAGCGCATCCGGGTTCGTCGCGGCACGCGCTTCGCCGCGGGCGATGCGCTGGGCTCGATCAATCCCATGGCCCATGTGCACATCAATTTGGGCACGGGCGGCTACCACCGCAACCCCTTGCAACTGGGCTTTGCCGGTTTCAGCGACCAGCAGCCGCCCTTGATCGAGGGCATCGAGGTCTTTGATGCTGCGGGGCGGCGCTTGCGGCAGCTGGAGCAGGGGCGTCTGCGTCTGCCTGCCGATTGGCGTGAGCTGCAGTTTGTGGTCGATGCCTGGGACCAGGTCGATGGCAATGAGGAGCGCCGCCGCCTGGGCCTGCACAGCCTGGGCTACCAGCTGCTGCACGAGGATGGCCGACCGGTCGCTGGTTTCGAGCAGCCGCGCATGACGCTGGATTTCAGCCGCCTGCCGGTGGACGACAGGGCGGTCAAGCAGGCCTATGCCGCGCGCAGCGGAGTGACCGTGCATGGCAGCGCCTTCACGCGCTTTCGCTACCAGCTGGGGGCGCAGGTGCGCGATGGGCTCAGTTCGCCCTCAGCGCTGCTGGATGCGCCCTTGCCGCCGGGGGATTACCTGCTTCGTGTGATCGCGCGCGACCAGCAGGGCAATGAGGCGTTGCTGCGTCGCGATCTGGCCTTGAGGGGCCGTTGA
- a CDS encoding LuxR C-terminal-related transcriptional regulator — MAVKVLIIEDNPVARSFLCRVVRESFSDPMDISEAGDLEGARRHISQLNQSDPEASFRLVLVDLELPDGNGMELLAEMAGSPALKIVTTLYSDDDHLFPALQCGADGYLLKEDRFEVLVEELQRIVKGQPPLSPAIARRLLSHFRPNSSGDSGPMALNSGFGTLSSSGVHSTFGNGRGVVLDPPPEWERLTPRESEVLTYLSKGFTIKEIANLMGIKWFTVNDHIKSIYKKLNVSSRAEAAVLASKQGLV, encoded by the coding sequence ATGGCCGTCAAAGTACTGATCATTGAAGACAACCCGGTTGCCCGGAGCTTTCTCTGCCGCGTGGTGCGCGAGAGCTTCAGCGATCCCATGGACATCTCCGAAGCCGGCGACCTGGAAGGCGCGCGCCGCCATATCAGCCAGCTGAACCAGAGCGACCCGGAGGCTAGTTTCCGCCTGGTGCTGGTGGATCTGGAGTTACCCGATGGCAACGGCATGGAGCTGCTGGCCGAGATGGCCGGATCGCCGGCGCTGAAGATCGTCACCACCCTCTACTCGGACGATGACCATCTCTTCCCCGCCCTGCAATGCGGTGCCGACGGCTATTTGCTGAAGGAAGACCGCTTCGAGGTGCTGGTCGAAGAGCTGCAACGCATCGTCAAGGGCCAGCCGCCGCTGTCACCGGCGATTGCGCGCCGCCTGCTCTCACACTTCCGCCCCAACTCCAGCGGCGACAGCGGCCCCATGGCCCTGAATTCGGGCTTCGGCACCTTGTCGTCCTCCGGGGTGCACAGCACCTTCGGCAACGGGCGCGGCGTGGTGCTCGACCCACCGCCCGAATGGGAACGGCTGACTCCGCGCGAAAGCGAAGTCCTCACCTACCTCAGCAAAGGCTTCACCATCAAGGAAATCGCCAACCTGATGGGCATCAAGTGGTTCACGGTCAACGACCACATCAAGAGCATCTACAAGAAGCTCAATGTGTCCAGCCGCGCCGAAGCCGCTGTGCTGGCGAGCAAGCAGGGCCTGGTCTGA
- the surE gene encoding 5'/3'-nucleotidase SurE produces MRILIANDDGYLAPGLHALVKACDGLGQIEVIAPEQNASGTSNSLTLGRPLSVYTASNGFRYVNGTPSDCVHVALTGLLDYKPDLVLSGINNGANMGDDTLYSGTVAAATEGFLFGIPSIAFSQVDKGWGHLDAAAALARQVVEQVLAGGLGSAFLLNVNIPNRADACDLPRRVTRLGRRHASEPVIKQMSPRGEPIYWIGPAGDAREAGEGTDFHATANGMVSLTPLQVDLTHHAALGAWAQRMDRPA; encoded by the coding sequence ATGCGCATATTGATCGCCAATGATGATGGTTACCTGGCGCCGGGGCTGCATGCGCTGGTCAAGGCTTGTGATGGTCTGGGGCAGATCGAAGTCATCGCCCCCGAGCAGAACGCCAGCGGCACCTCGAACTCGCTGACTCTGGGTCGCCCGCTGTCCGTCTACACCGCCAGCAACGGTTTTCGCTATGTCAACGGCACGCCCTCGGACTGCGTCCACGTGGCCCTGACCGGCTTGCTGGACTACAAGCCCGATCTGGTGCTTTCGGGCATCAATAATGGCGCCAATATGGGCGACGACACCCTGTATTCCGGCACCGTGGCCGCCGCCACCGAGGGCTTCCTGTTCGGCATCCCCTCGATCGCCTTTTCCCAGGTCGACAAAGGTTGGGGCCATCTCGATGCTGCGGCAGCGCTGGCGCGCCAGGTGGTCGAGCAGGTGCTGGCCGGCGGCCTGGGCTCGGCCTTCTTGCTCAATGTGAACATTCCGAACCGGGCGGATGCCTGCGATCTGCCGCGGCGTGTCACCCGCCTGGGCCGGCGTCATGCCAGCGAGCCAGTGATCAAGCAGATGAGCCCGCGTGGCGAGCCGATCTACTGGATCGGCCCTGCTGGCGATGCGCGTGAAGCGGGCGAGGGCACCGATTTCCACGCCACCGCGAACGGCATGGTCTCCCTGACACCGCTGCAGGTGGATTTGACCCACCATGCGGCCTTGGGTGCATGGGCGCAGCGCATGGACCGGCCGGCATGA